ACCACTGCTTGAAAGTATAATATACATTGTAGAATGCAGGATATAGAAGAAATGCATGGGCAGGCGAGTAAAAAAACTTTTGGTAGTTTATGCCTGGTTGCACTATACACATTCTTGAATGGGTAAACCACTAGTTCATTACTATAATATGACAGCCCTTGTTAATATGTGACTGGTCTTATTGCTATGACAACAGGTGTCACTGTAAGTCAATCCAGCTAGGCTAAATTGGTCTGCTTAAGCTTGCTGCTATTTTAAGCTCAATAGCAAGCCATTCCAGTTGTCTAGGGCCTTGAAGGATTCTGGTAAACTTGTAAGTGTACAGCTCATTGTTGTTGGAtttgtacaattttttttagGTTTGAGCCTTGAATATGATATATGCAATAAATTTGGCCCGATTCATTTCTATTAtttcttcaatttttaaaacattttttgcTCTTACTATAACAATGGTTCAAGCTATGGGGTGTGTGTTTGTATCTGTACCAAGTTTTCTAATGTAACATTATACATATATTTACACCATTTGCTAGTCTAATAAAGTATTTTCCAGAACATCACTGTACAGAAAAGTTCCCAATAGTGAACCCCACCTTTTCGAGATATTTTTCTGGAGGCAGACTGCATTTGGCAAGCTGCAGTAGGGGAGAGTTACAGCACTCTGTATACTTAAACCTGAGTTTCTCAATAGGTGATCATACTGATTTTCACAGAGACTGTAGTTGCATAACGACGCATATACCTTATTTGGTTGATTAAATGCCACAACATTTATTAAAGTAGTTGAAAAAATTGATTGACTTTGAAATTGATCATTACTCTACAAATGGTGTTTAAGCCATTCATTCTGAATTGCTTGCTCACCACTAAAGTGCGACTACCAGcttttaaccaagtaaatactgtatgttgtatAACACACCGAGTGACTTACCATGGCTCAACATGTACTCTCTGGCTGGAATCCATCCAACTGTTCTGCCAAAAAATCACCACACCTACAAAATGATTGACATATGTAGCTAGATTTTAGAAAACTAACACTTTGGTGCTCTTGATAGATGATTTCAAGTCATCGTAACTTACATAgggtagcaaatgtgagattaAAACTTGTGCTGGCTTAATATTGCATCTGGTATTCCCTGTGCTGATTATGACTAGCTTCCTGCTGAGCTTACCACCATATCAGATATGTAGAATTTGAGGAAAATAACTTTAGTAATCACTTTACACATCATGCAGGCCTAGCAGCTCCTAAAAGCTGACGCATTATGATGAAATTTGAGCCTGAGTCTACAAGCAACTATAACATCTAGATAACCACAGTGAATCTCACATCATGTAAGACACTTTCGTATATACTAGTATTTATGTAAGCAACTAGGTTAATTGCAAACCAGATGCCTTATGTTCTGTATTACTCAGTTAAGTGTACTACACACAGGctaaccacacacacacagaggcacacacTCTCTCTCCATAGTCAAATTTGCAGTGTGACAGGTGCCTagcctactactactactactgtactgtttacaGCAGGACAATGAGGTcaccaacgcccacgcaaaccCCCAAAATCATGTACAAGAATCCCAATATTTCTTTTTAAATTTGTATTTCAATATTTGTAAATGCAGTATTGAACTTTTTGGTCTTGTATAGAACCCCTCCACAGGAGCCTCAGCAGAAGTATAGGAGTTCTTTGAACAGAATAATGATATAACAAAACACCTAGCagttattagctagctacctcaaaTAATTAAGGAtttctacatatgtgaccggatttcacataacaaggcttccacacacacaaaatcaaacttacgtttttaccagaaatggattgctggcctaatacactatcacattccacactgtacttccttcaggactggcaagtctggtttctgtggcagctttcttccgaccctgtcaaagccacgagtgggagattggcgccattgaatggccatggctttgtgataatggtgtgtagtgagctgggacttcacagagagctcaccaatagtgttctcggtcaatttggagtgatttgagggccatggagagcccaaacttggcctctggattccaatcgtcttcttactccattttatacccgtatattaagaccaccatccacccccaccctcccaccctattactatcacctgtgatattattacccactcgagaaaagctgcccaaaacagggctaattttgggtatcagaaatgtatacacccactcagtcatagctagtaaatagatgcatacttggtgcaaattttgtttgcacagctgtaggcactgggaagttattacacaatgattacttaaaatcgccatatctcctaacgaagttttgtgcgtcgaagccgggttttgtcaaattcagtcacatatataatcaATAGGTAGATAATCTATGATAtaatggatttctaattggaGTTCTCAGATAGTGTAGCTGCAAGAGTCCccaagggcgtaggcaggggggttcatcgcagggggggggggggggggttcggatggttcggacgaacccccctttcagaggcagaatttttttaaattaaaaatcacaccaaatcttacagccctagAGCCCTctggtagctacttgcccactggcgctcctctgtactactcttgagagTCACATCACACTAATGTTGAACCATTGCAAATCATATCTaatgcatcacgtgatcaattgcgcacgtgatcaattgcgcacgtgatcaattgcgcacgtgatgcatggttgaaatggcacGAGTAAAATGGCAAAGGAATGTTCAATGATTGGCTGAGACATGTTACAAGGGATGAGCTgttaaacttgagtggtcgtgttacaCATGTGTGAGGTTAGCagaaactgtgaattgttgatgtatatttacctgatgaatggtgtttatttgttacatgttgtgggcacgtgatgtcacGAACATACTGGAGCACAAGCCAAGTCTGATtttattgaccatcaacaggtgGACtggccgagaataatgtatacctggaaagtattgccaactaagggactcgagtgtggagggcttccgtgtgctaggaaattgaagttggctgtcagtgtattgtctgaaagtgaagattagttagttttacaataggtttagttatagtttctataagctgcataaacagcggtgtgtaggttttagctagttaaaaACACAAACATCAGCTTTTTGTATTATTGCCTAAGGGCACGTTTTGTGTATGCATCGTTTTTGTCCAAACGTGCGTCGTAGTCTAGGGGAAGCatccaggccttccccttaagacattccaaTTTAAATccaaacccccttcaaaaaagtcctggctacgcccctggtctCAGGCCGTTGGCAGCCCCTCaagcaggactagtaacccctGGTAAGGCAGCATGTAACAAGCAAGTCTTACAAGTGAAGATGTGAGCATATTAAGTCACCAACCCAGTACTCTACAACTTACTGTGATATGCTTTCTTTCTTTCAAGTTTTGTTCTAGGGTCTTCACTCCTTCACCAATCATTCACCCCTTCAACCATCATGACATGAACATCTATATTAATACGTTAGAGAACTataagtatatgtaataggacggatggctgtggtatttgggattaatagtgcgagcattgtaaacaggaaggagtaaaatagtgcgaggcgaagcctccttcctgtttacaatgcgagaactattaatcccaaataccacagattaatccgacaaccatagcaactgttactaggcaacagaaattcaaaaaataaccattgcaaaagaccaatcacacttagtaaccgttgcctggcaaccgttgctatggtctcaaaatgactttaccatagcaacggttacctagcaaccgttgccaagcaaccatattgtgttATACCTTGGGGGCATCTAttgctatggtaacaatagttgtcaagtcggacatttacttctaatataaacacaccacactattttagccaatcaaattagtattatagatttttgtcatgggaccttgacaaacaagtgtaatactaattctattggctaatcgcttgacgtatttcaatataatacgtcaagctgctattgagagtattatatagtaacacattcagttgttggattagtactagtaatagcatgggtagcagtgaaatttgggataaatatcacgagtgttgtattggaaatggggataaatttcacgaggcgaagccgagtgaaatttaccatttccaatacaacaagagtggtatttatcccaaatttcactgctacccatgctattcccagttaataccatactcgctgcatatgcgcatgctgtgcattagcgttgccatgtacgcaatttgtcataaacacgtgtcaacactaattgttaacataaattctagccaatgaaattgcaattacaactttttcactgctaccagtgaaatacgggataaatttcactgctactattgagacttttgtatgggcactgaaacaggtatggtattaacttaTGAATTTACAATAATATTTACTAACTCTATTTAACGCACAGTAACAGCATTGTGGCCATGTTTCCTAATGCGAGCTGAAGTTACTTACCAGGGACCAACCAGCTACAGTGCAATATTTGCATTACCCTTGGCCCTATGGCGTTTCCAAGCAATCAGTGGTAGAGGGGCATGTCGTGATGTCATTTCCTcttattacgtaagggttatgaaaggtggagAAAAGAGTATTACCCGTACCTAACGCTACGCTATTAACATCAGCATCCGTACCACGTGATTTTGATAAATTAAGTGGGAGGAGTATGCTAACTGCGAGGCTAACTGCTCAGGACTGAAATTGATCACCGCACACCATCTTATCGACGCAAGTTTGCCTAGTGAGTTGAATAGTCTCGTCACCCAGACTCTTCAAATGCGCCCAACAGATTATAACAAGGCTCGATTATAAATTCTGATATAAGCGCGTGTGAGGAAGGCCTAGACCTAGTGGCTTATTTTATGAGAAGTCAGCTCTGCTGGTGTGCTCTGGACGACTGATAGGGTTTTACAATGTGAAAAATTTTAGGGCCCGCTTGTTCGGGCCTATCTACCAAATTTGTCATGCAGCGTTTGAGTGTAACTTGAAGACTCAGTAGTGTGGCAACCGATTTTGTTCCTGCTTTCTGGTAGAAAGCATGAAGTGATACACCTGTAATAAGTGGTACGTAGGCCCCTTACTTCTTATATTCATTAATGACTTGTCCTGTAGAATCAACTCAATTGATACTGACACAGTCACACTACGAAAACACTTAACTGCCTTTAGAAGTTGTCAAAATAATGTGTTTTGATTTGTCACATGAGAATATCAAGCAAGTCGACGGTCTGATATCTCATTACAACATTATGGTTAGTTCTGTTATCGAGGCTAAATATTTGTGACTTGCTCTGCCGGGATCAAACCTCCACATTCAAGGGTGTATAGaggggggtttctggggtttcaggaaacccccttTTACAGCAAAACAACTCACAAAATATTAAAGTTGCCTCAGTAAGAGTGCAGTTATTAACTATTTATTAGAGAGTACAAATACAATATGCTACCTTTATGAATTAGTCTTTCACTGTGAGTCTCGCTAGCTAGCTATCACTCACAGCAGTAATACAAGTCAAATGCGTTTTAATTAGAGTATTGTTATAATTGATCGTGGGATGCCGCATTTCTTGTCTTGTTATAGGTACATAGATTGTCCTTAAAATGAGCAATAAAAATGAAATGGACTACTCACCTGACAGCATTGCTGCTAGTTACAGTCAGCGTGATAAATGGCTAAAGTCTGCTCCACTTCCAGTGGTAGATCCTATCTACAATGCCAGTACCTACTTCTTGCCCTCCACTGCAGTTGGAGAAGCAATAATTGCTGAAAAGGTAATAAACTAATTATGGATTTTAGACTCCGCAAGAATGTGAAATATGCTGTTGGCACATCTGCACTTGACCAGTGCCTATACCTTTATTTGTTCTATCAGTTGTATATACTGCCACACATCTGTAGAGGTTTCTCTAAAGGGAGTTACCTATGTAAGtcaaaaattactttaatttTTTTCTGATTATATTTGATGGCACTCTAGTACTTTTGTGCTCTGCTATGGAAGAAGCTGTTTGCTAAATGTATTGTAACACCCATCAACATTACTACCATTTCCATTCAACTACAGCAACCAGGATATGTGTACTCACGGATTCGCAACCCCACTATCGATGTGTGTGCTGAGGTGATTGCTCAATTGGAAGGGGCACAAGGTGGAACTTTGCTGACATCATCTGGCATGGCAGCAATATCACTAGTGTTTCTCACTTTTCTAAAATCTGGAGACCATTTGGTAAGAACATGTAATTGTTGCTCCTAAGGGTTGCAACCACTCAGTTTTTGAAAgaatgtgtacatgtgcatgtgtggaAAGCCAGTGAGTGTGGCTTACAGGAAGGTGATTAATTTAATACTTTACAATTGCAAATATAGCTTGGAGAAGCATTTTAGCAACAAAACATGATTACAAAAAGCACCTCTCTATAGtattaaatcttaccatttaaATCTATCGCAAAAacatataataatataactATTATGCAAAATGTTTGCAAAGAAATTCTCATCTATGCCTGTTCAGAGATCAAGGCAATGATTCATAATCATGGTATTGGTTTATGACTAATTGTTTAAGTTGTGGTAGTGAGGATCTATATGGGCAAGGTACGACACACTGTTAatccaaatactctaattgaacggTCACTATTTCATCTAATCAAATTACTGGGCTTGTGGCCAACAAGGAAGGAGCAATGCACTGGCTCTAGCTACTGTACTGGTAAATTAAGCCTCACATTCACAACTGATTGTGATTGATTTTAGTAAGTGTTCATGTAGCTACTACGATTGATTTACTTAGTTTGAACGTAAGGTGTATATCGAAACCATTCAACTCTGCAATTGCTCTGCTTAGGGTGGATATTCATTGCTGGCAATAAGTAGATAAATTCTTGGATATTATCTTTTTTTTAGTTTACAATCACTAGGTACTTGCAATGGTACTTTTGTGCCTATGCTCTTTTTCACTGTCAAGGTTTTTAACAAGGTTTATCAAGTATACGTACATACTACGTAGTTGAACACTTGAGGGTTTACACAATGAGCATAAGCCTCTTTATCTATGAATACTGATATGCTTTGTGCATGTTACATAACTAACCACTTTACTATTGTAAGTAGGAGAGCACTGtaacaaagcactgtaactggTAACTTTGTATGCTGATTTTTATGAAGTATGGGGTATTTTGCAATAGAATGTATATTGTGAATTTCTCTCTCAGTGATAACTGTATTCAGAATTTCTGTTCATAGAGGCATGATGATGTCTAGTTTGCAATTACATATAGGTATGTCAGTATCCAGTTGACACTCACACTATTAAACTTATTGAGGATTTGATGATGGGAAACAAAGTTGAAGTCACTTGGGTTGATAATAATAAGATGGATGCATTTGAAAAGGCTATCAGAGCCAACACGAAGGTAATCTAAGTGTATGTCCGGGTGTGTTTGAGTGCatgctgtatgtgtgtagtgtgtccatGTGTATTGCCTGTGTGCACtctatgtgtgtagtgttgtgttttAAAAGTGTAAatgttgtttgtatgtatgtgtgtaaagAGAGCCTGTGTTGAAGCATATTGTATTCTTCGACATGTTACCATACATATTCCAATAGATGGTGTTTGTTGAAAGCCCATGCAATCCTAGTATAACACTTCAAGACTTGGAGTCACTTGGAAAACTGGCTCAACGTCACCCTCAACTGATTACAATGGTGGATGGTACATTTGCTTCAACTTATGTACAACAGCCATTGAAGTATGGAGTGCACATTTCGATGCACAGTTGGTAAGATGAATTTCTTGATAATTCTACACATTTAAGTAGTATTTCACAGCACCAAATATATGGGTGGTCACTCAGATATCACTGCTGGATGTGTGTCTTTTACTAACAAGGAGTTGTATAAGAAAGCACAGTGGTACTCAACATTTCTTGGACCTTCTTTGGTCagttattagtattagtattatatGTATGTGATCGTCTCCAAGAAAATTGATCTTATTGCCTATTCCCAACTATTGAGAAATGCTAGCTTTAGTTGTTCAGAacgttgtagctcgccaatggctTTAGCTACTTGTACCAAATTgtcacacgttttacaacatTCCCTTGCCTTTCAAGgcatccactgtacatgtaGCCAGCAACCaggtttcccaccattttagataggtttttcatGGGGTTGAAGGTATCAGGTGAGCTTCACTCGGGGTAGTAAGTGGGAGTGGTAGGGTGGGTGGAGGGTATTTTCAAAGTGGACGAGGGTGGAATAAGGGTGAATTAGGCCCAGTTATCAACCATCAATGGCTCAAAACAGCTACAACAACATGAATTATACAGTTCTGGTCTTTATCCAACttcacagagctgtacagccacatacagccacctCCAGGTTGGCCAGAACTCCAACAAGATCTCAAACTACTCATACAGATTGCCACAGGCCTGGAAAAAGCAACCAGCAAAAACAGACCACCAGACTCTGGCTTATTTTAAAGAGAGAAATTTAatagtgtattcatgtagcCTTGTACTAGAGGTGATAAATCAAAAGTGCTGTAATAGgaaataagactggttttccctgACTTGGTCACATATCTGTTATGCTTTTTAAACTACTAGCCTTACAAGTAGTTAAATACTACGTAATatattttcatggttatttacTATGTAGAATTGTTTCATACTGAATCTGAAATTCATGGACTGCTTACGTGTACTACTGCAACACaactgtgacctttttttgttGAATAATGAAACCACTTTGTACATAGCTGGTTTATAAGTTACTTATACGTTACTTATTTTAGTTACTCCATGCATCACCTACCATTTATGAATTATATACCCCATTCACACTATCCCTACAGGTCAACCCGGCTTATTTAGCCCGGTCAACTCTCATTCACACAACTGCTAAACATGCAGGCCCAACATGAACTCAAGGCTTGTGCATGCCACACAATGTACTAGAACAAGTGTGTATTGCATAATAAGCATTTGTTTATTAGGTACTTAATAAAACAACACTGAAATTAAAGTGATTGACAGCCATACTGCAATGGGCCAGCAATATGCTATATACCTTTGTGTTTTCATCTGTGGTGCTCTGTTCTTGTCAGGAATTGTCATCGCTTTGATAGTGCAAAATGGTTGGAGTAGCCAAAGCACGTAGTGGCAGCCTTGAAAGAATTTCTAGAGGACAAGGATATTCTCAATTTACTTATATATGATAGGTGTCATTATCTTTAACCCGCATTGGCCGTCCTGAAATGCGTTCACATTGTATCCTAACCCGGGCCAACCTATGCCAGCCCACCTGCTGTTATAACAGTGTCAGGCTGGGCCCAGTTTGGCACAGCTTGATTGGTTCACACTACAGCTTATTCATAGTCATCCTGTGCTCTACCCGGGTTAGAGAGGTAGTGATAGACAGAACAGAGGAAATTTGATATTAATGTATAAAATTGTCAATAATTACTTCAATTCTGGTTTTTCTAATGCTATTACAGTTTAGTTTACTACACCTACAACTAGGGGTCACCAATTCAAACTTGTAGCTAGCTCTTTCCTAAAAGGGTGAGTTGTTGACAATTTTTAGATCTTGGATATATATAAACTctccaataaaacagtcacttgaATGTAAGCACCAGTAGTCTTATGCCAACACTCTAATGTACATTAAACATACCGATGTAAGCATTTTAGGGGTGTGGGTGCCTCTTCTTATAACTTTCTGGCTGTATTGTTGCAGTAGATTTTAATAGTAGTACAGAGTGTGTACGTATGTTACTGATGTATGTTATGTTAGTACTGTGTGTCATTAGTTATCTGAACACTATTTTTCGTAAAATTTTGATATAGTAAATTTGTCTAATAATGTATATTTATTAACAAAGTAcattaaataatttatatgttcTGTATGTTTACGTTGTCCTCTGTAAATTTATAGTCTCCATTTGATGCGTCTCTACTGCATAGAAGTTTAAAGACACTTCCTGTTAGAATGGAGAGGCACTCTATTAATGCAATGAAGATAGCTAAATTCCTGGAGCAACATTCTAAGGTAAATAGATAAATTATAATCTGTTTCAAGTTTATCTGAGCTGCTGCAGAATCAAGTGTATTCTCTCTAACAGCTGTCGTTTCattacatgtaattacaaaCATGTTTATTACCTAAATTCACCCAATATTAAAAGGATATTTTCAATTTTGGCTTCGGTGCAATTCTAATtgtgtctgtagataagaagaatgTGGGTAACACCAAGCCCCTAaactggcctatggccagctttggggtataaagaagtgatatctgccaagctgtgaaaaaaaggcAGAAACCTTGGTTAAAAAGTcatgaaattaaaggtggtggccaagaaatgact
This portion of the Dysidea avara chromosome 12, odDysAvar1.4, whole genome shotgun sequence genome encodes:
- the LOC136241087 gene encoding L-methionine gamma-lyase-like; protein product: MSNKNEMDYSPDSIAASYSQRDKWLKSAPLPVVDPIYNASTYFLPSTAVGEAIIAEKQPGYVYSRIRNPTIDVCAEVIAQLEGAQGGTLLTSSGMAAISLVFLTFLKSGDHLVCQYPVDTHTIKLIEDLMMGNKVEVTWVDNNKMDAFEKAIRANTKMVFVESPCNPSITLQDLESLGKLAQRHPQLITMVDGTFASTYVQQPLKYGVHISMHSCTKYMGGHSDITAGCVSFTNKELYKKAQWYSTFLGPSLSPFDASLLHRSLKTLPVRMERHSINAMKIAKFLEQHSKVKVVHYPGLESHPQHNIAKSQMKMFGGMISFEVDGGKEAGIKLVESVQLISLAVSLGGTGSLIEHPASLTNTESLMDEEARKKCGVADGLVRLSVGLEDADDLIKDLTQALEKL